The Trichosurus vulpecula isolate mTriVul1 chromosome 3, mTriVul1.pri, whole genome shotgun sequence genome includes a window with the following:
- the LOC118842628 gene encoding 60S ribosomal protein L23-like — translation MSKRGCGGSSGAKFRISLGLPVGTVINCADNTGAKNLYIISVKGIKGRFNRLPAAGVGDMVMATVKKGKPELRKKVHPEVVIRQRKSYRRKDGVFLYFDSTH, via the coding sequence ATGTCTAAGCGAGGATGTGGTGGGTCATCCGGAGCAAAGTTCCGAATTTCCTTGGGTCTCCCAGTGGGAACTGTCATCAATTGTGCTGATAACACAGGTGCCAAGAACCTGTACATCATCTCTGTGAAGGGGATTAAGGGAAGATTTAACAGGCTTCCTGCAGCTGGTGTGGGTGATATGGTGATGGCCACAGTCAAAAAGGGGAAACCAGAGCTCCGGAAAAAGGTTCATCCAGAAGTGGTGATACGGCAACGGAAGTCATATCGGAGAAAAGATGGTGTGTTCCTATATTTTGACAGCACACATTGA